One window of the Microbispora sp. ZYX-F-249 genome contains the following:
- a CDS encoding RDD family protein, whose product MPTWELWRERWELDRALDGGEGSFEIYGCVGMMGADEWPLAAIRDDLSRVVETAESCAVPALAVLLGLLAYMRGEAHGVAGRRVAGLLVLIAVAEPLVPLYSVPGGCAETIPILSMEWVRAVLGSWGANQLCLLLAAALVYAASRTRQRAPEPGVAAAGAAWRRPVAAFIDYLIVVVALRVVVEPAWTLVTSDYLGFSWFRQGLLGRLDDVFTSTVKPEEVLALTSWLVYFWLQHTVWSRTPGKRLLRLRLVDARTGGRLGAGRVALRTLAFPFLAAVPGIGLVLLFADGLWMFLDPDGRAPHDRLLGAAVVRHRPRGFEAEGDRHAADLA is encoded by the coding sequence GTGCCGACCTGGGAACTGTGGCGGGAGAGATGGGAGCTGGACAGAGCCCTCGACGGCGGTGAGGGATCCTTCGAGATCTACGGGTGCGTAGGAATGATGGGGGCCGACGAATGGCCCCTCGCCGCGATCCGTGACGACCTGTCGAGGGTGGTGGAGACCGCCGAAAGCTGCGCGGTCCCCGCTCTGGCCGTGCTCCTCGGGCTCCTCGCGTACATGCGGGGAGAAGCTCATGGGGTCGCCGGCCGGCGGGTGGCGGGGCTCCTCGTCCTGATCGCCGTCGCCGAGCCTCTCGTTCCGCTGTACAGCGTGCCGGGCGGCTGCGCCGAGACGATCCCGATCCTGAGCATGGAGTGGGTGCGCGCCGTGCTCGGCAGCTGGGGAGCGAACCAGCTGTGCCTGCTGCTCGCGGCGGCGCTGGTGTACGCCGCGTCCCGGACGCGGCAGCGCGCTCCGGAGCCGGGCGTGGCCGCGGCCGGGGCGGCCTGGCGTCGTCCGGTGGCGGCGTTCATCGACTATCTGATCGTCGTCGTGGCTCTCCGTGTCGTCGTGGAACCGGCCTGGACCCTGGTCACGTCGGACTATCTCGGGTTCTCCTGGTTCCGCCAAGGGCTCCTGGGACGGCTCGACGACGTGTTCACGAGCACCGTGAAGCCCGAAGAGGTGCTCGCGCTGACCTCATGGCTTGTCTACTTCTGGCTGCAGCACACCGTGTGGAGCCGGACGCCAGGCAAGCGGCTGCTGCGCCTGCGCCTGGTGGACGCGCGGACGGGCGGACGGCTGGGAGCAGGCAGGGTCGCCCTCCGTACACTGGCCTTCCCCTTCCTCGCCGCCGTCCCCGGCATCGGGCTGGTGCTCCTGTTCGCCGATGGGTTGTGGATGTTCCTTGACCCCGACGGGCGGGCCCCGCACGACCGGCTGCTGGGCGCGGCGGTCGTACGCCACCGGCCTCGCGGGTTCGAGGCGGAAGGCGACCGGCATGCCGCCGATCTCGCGTAG
- a CDS encoding TOPRIM nucleotidyl transferase/hydrolase domain-containing protein: MATTRRTGTGDGRGTPVEALRGRALDGYESGPDAPLRAMERALAAAGDAVTMVLVEGPSDQIALETAAVGRGRDLATERVVIVPIGGAHAIGRFLTGLGPPGTRMRLAGLCDLHEEEIFRRAMVANRVGSPRTRADMEHLGFYVCVNDLEDELIRAVGSVEIEALFDSHGDLRAFHSLQSQPEWRGREPEAQIRRFLGSGSRRKLRYARLLVEAALGRDRLPRPLDALLAAV, from the coding sequence ATGGCTACGACTCGGCGAACCGGCACGGGTGACGGGCGCGGCACGCCGGTCGAAGCCCTCCGCGGCCGGGCGCTCGACGGTTATGAGAGCGGCCCTGACGCCCCGCTCCGGGCGATGGAGCGGGCTCTGGCGGCGGCCGGCGACGCCGTGACCATGGTGCTCGTCGAGGGCCCCAGCGACCAGATCGCCCTGGAGACGGCCGCGGTGGGCCGTGGCCGGGATCTCGCGACGGAGCGGGTCGTGATCGTGCCGATCGGCGGGGCGCACGCGATCGGCCGATTCCTGACCGGGCTGGGGCCGCCGGGCACCCGGATGCGTCTGGCGGGTCTGTGCGACCTGCACGAGGAGGAGATATTCCGGCGCGCGATGGTCGCGAACCGGGTCGGCTCGCCCCGCACGCGCGCCGACATGGAGCACCTCGGGTTCTACGTCTGCGTGAACGACCTGGAGGACGAGCTGATCCGCGCCGTGGGCAGCGTGGAGATCGAGGCGCTCTTCGACTCCCACGGCGACCTCAGGGCGTTCCACTCGTTGCAGAGCCAGCCCGAATGGCGCGGCCGGGAGCCCGAAGCGCAGATCCGGCGGTTCCTGGGCAGCGGCTCGCGCCGCAAGCTCCGCTACGCACGGCTGCTGGTCGAGGCGGCGCTCGGCCGGGACCGCCTGCCTCGGCCGCTCGACGCGCTGCTCGCCGCCGTCTGA
- a CDS encoding class I SAM-dependent methyltransferase, with protein MPDLDPQSIASYWDAEADTFDHEADHGLHDLRVRAAWAGRLRSWMPHPPADVLDLGCGTGSLTLLLAEQGHRPVGVDLSPRMAEAARRKLAAAGFTTPILTGDASDPPAAAGSSFDVVLARHLLWTLPAPERALRTWMGLLRPHGRLILIEGNWRASGDGPPYVPGAGSLPWLGGVSADPLVEVLRPYAASVRAEPLSDPVLWGKPVHDERYAVIAHR; from the coding sequence GTGCCCGATCTGGATCCCCAGTCGATCGCCTCCTACTGGGACGCGGAGGCCGACACCTTCGACCACGAGGCCGACCACGGACTGCACGACCTGCGGGTCCGCGCGGCCTGGGCGGGACGGCTGCGGTCCTGGATGCCGCACCCTCCGGCCGACGTCCTCGACCTGGGCTGCGGCACCGGTTCCCTCACGCTGCTGCTGGCCGAGCAGGGGCACCGGCCCGTGGGCGTGGACCTGTCCCCCAGGATGGCCGAGGCGGCCCGGCGCAAGCTCGCCGCCGCGGGCTTCACGACCCCCATCCTCACCGGTGACGCGAGCGACCCGCCGGCCGCCGCCGGATCCTCCTTCGACGTCGTCCTGGCCCGGCACCTGCTGTGGACCCTGCCCGCGCCGGAACGCGCCCTGCGCACCTGGATGGGCCTGCTGCGCCCGCACGGCCGGCTGATCCTCATCGAGGGCAACTGGCGGGCCTCCGGGGACGGCCCGCCGTACGTGCCGGGCGCCGGGTCCCTGCCCTGGCTCGGCGGGGTGAGCGCCGACCCCCTCGTGGAGGTGCTGCGGCCGTACGCCGCGAGCGTGCGGGCGGAGCCGCTGTCCGATCCCGTGCTGTGGGGCAAACCCGTCCACGACGAGCGCTACGCCGTCATCGCCCACCGCTGA
- a CDS encoding phenazine antibiotic biosynthesis protein: protein MATEQILDCPLDQVPEGPEFIEAAMRWHFSPETGSPYWLERAKTLGFDPREEVRTFDDLRRFPNVANELRDVRVEDLIPRGYGPDAEVVGVYESGGTTGPPKRVVVLRDWLERLMHRTEQDLQARGYPESGHWLSLGPTGPHVFGELVRWQAARRGGIRFTVDMDPRWVKRCIAEGRAEEAERYAEHLIDQSAYILETQDVRVLVTTPPLLTRLARRNALVDLINAKIAAISWGGAHMDPDTRYLLRTEVFPGVKLYGTYGSTMILGGLGERVTSPDEDIVIFDTFSPYITFSVVDQETGEVVRYGDRGQVVMHHVSKSFLLPNNLERDLATRVAPPPGQMGDSVAEVGPLPTFDNEPVIEGVY from the coding sequence ATGGCAACAGAACAGATTCTCGATTGCCCGCTCGACCAGGTCCCGGAGGGCCCGGAGTTCATCGAGGCCGCCATGCGGTGGCATTTCAGCCCCGAGACCGGCTCGCCGTACTGGCTGGAGCGGGCGAAGACGCTCGGCTTCGACCCGCGCGAGGAGGTGCGCACCTTCGACGACCTGCGCCGGTTTCCCAACGTGGCCAACGAGCTGCGCGACGTCCGGGTGGAGGACCTGATCCCCCGGGGCTACGGCCCGGACGCCGAGGTCGTCGGCGTGTACGAGAGCGGCGGGACGACGGGGCCGCCCAAACGCGTCGTGGTGCTGCGGGACTGGCTGGAACGGCTGATGCACCGGACCGAGCAGGACCTGCAGGCCAGGGGCTACCCCGAGAGCGGCCACTGGCTGTCGCTCGGGCCGACCGGGCCGCACGTCTTCGGCGAGCTGGTCCGCTGGCAGGCCGCGCGGCGGGGCGGCATCCGGTTCACCGTCGACATGGACCCCCGGTGGGTCAAGAGATGCATCGCCGAGGGCCGCGCCGAGGAGGCCGAGCGCTACGCCGAGCACCTGATCGACCAGAGCGCCTACATCCTGGAGACGCAGGACGTGCGGGTGCTGGTGACCACGCCGCCACTGCTGACCCGGCTGGCCCGCAGGAACGCGCTCGTCGACCTGATCAACGCCAAGATCGCCGCGATCAGCTGGGGCGGGGCCCACATGGACCCCGACACCCGCTATCTGCTCCGCACCGAGGTGTTTCCCGGCGTCAAGCTGTACGGCACGTACGGCAGCACGATGATCTTGGGCGGCCTGGGCGAGCGCGTCACGTCGCCCGACGAGGACATCGTCATCTTCGACACGTTCTCGCCCTACATCACGTTCTCGGTGGTGGACCAGGAGACCGGCGAGGTCGTCCGGTACGGCGACCGCGGTCAGGTGGTGATGCACCACGTCAGCAAGAGCTTCCTGCTGCCCAACAACCTCGAACGCGACCTGGCCACCCGCGTGGCGCCGCCGCCGGGACAGATGGGCGACTCCGTCGCCGAGGTCGGCCCGCTCCCCACCTTCGACAACGAACCGGTCATCGAGGGGGTGTACTAG
- a CDS encoding sigma factor, which yields MDPESLRLTALAPPPPPPQADLADLYREHRVGLVRLAVLLVGDLETAEDVVQDVFARLQGRRPPDLTLAYLRTCVLNGSRSVLRRRAVMLRRTQRVTDLADSAETAVLIGESRRQVLLALAELLKAVRVEDMPESFRIKVAPGADPLAVVRAVKDLPGVSNVIHEACGRDDLEQASAQCVHQGRGR from the coding sequence ATGGATCCTGAATCCCTACGGCTGACGGCGCTCGCGCCGCCCCCGCCGCCTCCCCAGGCCGATCTGGCGGACCTGTACCGCGAGCACCGCGTCGGCCTGGTGCGGCTCGCGGTGCTGCTCGTCGGAGACCTGGAGACGGCGGAGGACGTGGTGCAGGACGTCTTCGCCCGGCTGCAGGGCCGGCGGCCCCCGGACCTGACTCTCGCCTATCTGCGGACCTGCGTGCTCAACGGGTCGCGGTCGGTGCTGCGCCGCCGTGCGGTCATGCTGCGCCGGACGCAACGGGTCACCGATCTCGCCGACTCGGCGGAGACGGCGGTCCTCATCGGCGAGTCCCGCAGGCAGGTGCTGCTGGCGCTGGCCGAGCTGCTGAAGGCGGTCAGAGTCGAGGACATGCCGGAGTCCTTCCGGATCAAGGTCGCCCCCGGCGCCGACCCTCTGGCGGTGGTCAGGGCGGTGAAGGACCTGCCCGGCGTGTCCAACGTCATCCACGAGGCGTGCGGGAGGGACGACCTCGAGCAGGCCTCCGCACAGTGCGTGCACCAGGGGAGGGGACGCTGA
- a CDS encoding nuclear transport factor 2 family protein, translated as MAGRTLLDELYEAERRLQKAQLTGDVEELDRLLDERLVFTGPPDGRLHAEAKQLDLHNHRSRTQVMTKVAEEDLTVVVSGTTGVTCFLGTLEGAFAGEPFAGRLRYTRTWVHTDEHGWRVLAAHASEA; from the coding sequence ATGGCAGGCCGCACCCTTCTGGACGAGCTGTACGAGGCCGAACGGCGACTGCAGAAAGCGCAGCTCACCGGTGACGTGGAGGAGCTCGACCGGCTGCTCGACGAGCGGCTCGTCTTCACGGGACCGCCGGACGGCCGGCTGCACGCGGAGGCCAAGCAGCTCGATCTCCACAACCACCGCTCGCGTACGCAGGTGATGACGAAGGTGGCCGAGGAGGACCTCACCGTCGTCGTCTCGGGGACGACCGGGGTCACGTGTTTCCTCGGCACCCTCGAAGGCGCCTTCGCGGGGGAGCCGTTCGCCGGCCGGCTGCGCTACACCCGCACCTGGGTGCACACCGACGAGCACGGCTGGCGCGTGCTGGCGGCGCACGCGAGCGAGGCCTGA
- a CDS encoding aldehyde dehydrogenase family protein: protein MEELILLDALGAGGPYHSRSRQTITELTGAPVAELSLVPRLFVQRTMAALREARTSPPHDRAAALARAGRLFATGTVNGIAAEEYQHIVSRVSGMPITVVRSATAGIGRRAGEAYRTTRHARPQGAVDDWRDPLTCDGHAVWTRRGDVFAVHAAGNHPGVHTLWLEALALGYRVAVRPSRREPFTPHRLITALRESGFGEDQVVLLPTDYAVADDIIRDADLAMVYGGEEVVNKYGNDVRVLPQGPGRSKILLTGDDWESHLGTIVDSVSAFGGTACVNTTAVFVEGDPAPVAEAVAERLAAIPSLPPEDDGAVLPVQPAEDARAIEKYLLDHVDGATPVLGGDGVVDELGDGSGVLRPAVFRVDRPDAPQTGIELSFPCVWFAPWSRADGIEPLRNTLVLTAITEDDGLIDRLVEDPSIRNVYLGDTPTYRMPAWVPHDAYLGEFLMRTKGVIRT, encoded by the coding sequence ATGGAGGAGCTGATCCTGCTCGACGCCCTGGGCGCGGGCGGGCCGTACCACAGCCGCAGCCGGCAGACGATCACGGAGCTGACCGGTGCGCCGGTCGCCGAGCTGAGCCTGGTGCCGCGCCTGTTCGTCCAGCGGACGATGGCGGCCCTGCGCGAAGCGCGGACTTCGCCGCCCCACGATCGCGCGGCGGCCCTCGCCCGCGCGGGACGGCTGTTCGCGACCGGCACGGTGAACGGCATTGCGGCGGAGGAGTACCAGCACATCGTGAGCCGCGTCTCGGGCATGCCGATCACCGTGGTCCGTTCGGCGACCGCGGGCATCGGACGGCGGGCCGGCGAGGCGTACCGCACCACCCGGCACGCCCGGCCCCAGGGCGCGGTGGACGACTGGCGCGACCCGCTCACCTGCGACGGCCACGCGGTCTGGACCCGGCGCGGCGACGTCTTCGCCGTGCACGCCGCGGGCAACCATCCGGGCGTGCACACGTTGTGGCTGGAGGCCCTGGCGCTCGGCTACCGGGTCGCGGTGCGGCCCTCGCGGCGCGAGCCGTTCACCCCGCACCGCCTGATCACGGCGCTGCGGGAGTCGGGGTTCGGCGAGGACCAGGTGGTGCTCCTGCCGACCGACTACGCGGTGGCCGACGACATCATCCGCGACGCGGACCTCGCCATGGTGTACGGCGGCGAGGAGGTCGTGAACAAGTACGGCAACGACGTCAGGGTGCTGCCGCAGGGCCCGGGACGGTCCAAGATCCTGCTCACCGGGGACGACTGGGAGTCCCACCTCGGCACGATCGTGGACTCGGTCAGCGCCTTCGGAGGGACGGCCTGCGTGAACACGACCGCCGTCTTCGTGGAGGGCGATCCCGCGCCGGTGGCCGAGGCCGTCGCGGAACGGCTCGCCGCGATCCCGAGCCTGCCGCCGGAGGACGACGGCGCGGTGCTGCCCGTCCAGCCGGCCGAGGACGCGCGCGCGATCGAGAAGTACCTGCTCGACCACGTGGACGGCGCGACGCCGGTGCTCGGCGGCGACGGCGTGGTGGACGAGCTCGGCGACGGCAGCGGGGTGCTGCGCCCGGCCGTCTTCCGGGTGGACCGGCCGGACGCGCCGCAGACGGGCATCGAGTTGTCGTTCCCCTGTGTGTGGTTCGCGCCCTGGAGCCGCGCGGACGGCATCGAGCCGCTGCGGAACACGCTCGTGCTGACCGCGATCACGGAGGACGACGGGCTGATCGACCGGCTCGTGGAGGACCCGTCGATCAGGAACGTCTACCTGGGCGACACCCCCACCTACCGGATGCCGGCGTGGGTTCCCCACGACGCCTACCTCGGCGAGTTCCTCATGCGGACGAAAGGCGTCATACGCACTTAA
- a CDS encoding GNAT family N-acetyltransferase yields the protein MERVILAGADGLPAISYVEDRRNGLPCADLVEVVGAGAIDAIMTKLPGWAVAGPVDLGEALVARGARVLRHAHEMTCELATALPAEAAAPGGFRFVPVDRSPEEVFAAWRAAYPPGHPDHRGVDDDAALRDILTPLLGGKITGEVLPWGLLAVDEDDAVAGGVVVTLFHGRPWVVEVFRHPAHTPPGLGARMLAAVRTRAAAGGCERLGLVVSEGNPARRVYERLGFTLVASSMTVVIPR from the coding sequence GTGGAACGAGTGATTCTGGCCGGGGCGGACGGCCTCCCGGCCATCAGTTATGTCGAGGACAGGCGGAACGGGCTGCCGTGCGCCGACCTGGTCGAGGTCGTGGGCGCGGGCGCGATCGACGCGATCATGACGAAGCTGCCGGGCTGGGCGGTGGCGGGGCCGGTCGACCTGGGCGAGGCGCTCGTCGCGCGCGGCGCCCGCGTGCTGCGGCACGCGCACGAGATGACCTGTGAGCTGGCCACGGCGCTGCCCGCCGAGGCGGCGGCGCCCGGCGGTTTCCGGTTCGTGCCCGTCGACCGGTCGCCCGAGGAGGTGTTCGCGGCGTGGCGGGCGGCCTACCCGCCGGGCCACCCGGACCACCGGGGCGTGGACGACGACGCCGCGCTGCGCGACATCCTCACCCCGCTGCTGGGCGGGAAGATCACCGGCGAGGTCCTGCCCTGGGGCCTGCTCGCCGTGGACGAGGACGACGCGGTGGCCGGCGGCGTGGTGGTCACCCTCTTCCACGGCCGGCCCTGGGTGGTCGAGGTCTTCCGCCACCCCGCGCACACGCCCCCGGGGCTCGGCGCCCGCATGCTCGCCGCCGTGCGGACGAGGGCGGCGGCCGGCGGCTGCGAGCGGCTGGGCCTGGTCGTGAGCGAGGGCAACCCGGCCAGACGCGTGTACGAACGGCTCGGCTTCACCCTGGTCGCGAGTTCGATGACCGTGGTCATCCCGCGTTGA
- a CDS encoding DUF7507 domain-containing protein has product MMRHIPGMCYPVAALVAAAVPLTLSGPVPAGAAPVRAQAVAAAPNPASCPEQVALVNGGFENPVVTGTWASLPDASQNTPNAVPGWRTTATDHRIEVWSPRMNVPAVEGAQFAELNANQVSTLYQDRPTTPGQKLYWRLSHRGRLGTDQMALDIGAPSGPVQQGTMSDGNGKWGDYHGTYTVPAGQTTTRFAFRSISAAGGNASVGNFLDDVFFGTPPCVVVGKSASPQGPVDVGAEITYRMTAVNKGGDVAQNVRLTDRIPAGTTYVPGSLRVVNGPNSGAMTDGAGDDQAEFDAATGVVSFRLGDGATGAAAGRLANDTVLADGTTVEFRVKVGRAAAGKRLVNQGAVDYENRLGPDPEPLASTSGETVTEVNPAVDLSVVKSADTTEVTVGETVTYRVTVANAGPSDATGVAVKDALPATLALLSATPSTGTYAGGTWTVGTLASGATATLVVHAKATAVGETVNTATVGGEELDLDPDNDSDAVKVCVQREPFCPFCAPGVRRGAGT; this is encoded by the coding sequence ATGATGAGGCACATCCCCGGGATGTGTTACCCCGTCGCCGCCCTGGTGGCGGCGGCTGTGCCCCTGACGCTGTCCGGCCCGGTCCCGGCCGGGGCCGCGCCCGTCCGTGCGCAGGCGGTGGCCGCGGCGCCGAACCCCGCGTCGTGCCCCGAGCAGGTGGCCCTGGTCAACGGCGGCTTCGAGAACCCCGTCGTCACCGGGACGTGGGCTTCGCTCCCCGATGCCTCGCAGAACACCCCGAACGCGGTGCCGGGCTGGCGGACGACCGCCACCGACCACAGGATCGAGGTCTGGAGCCCCCGGATGAACGTCCCGGCGGTCGAGGGCGCGCAGTTCGCGGAGCTGAACGCCAACCAGGTCTCGACCCTCTACCAGGACCGCCCGACCACCCCCGGGCAGAAGCTGTACTGGCGGCTGTCCCACCGCGGACGTCTCGGCACCGACCAGATGGCTCTGGACATCGGCGCCCCCTCGGGCCCCGTCCAGCAGGGGACGATGTCCGACGGCAACGGGAAGTGGGGCGACTACCACGGCACCTACACCGTGCCCGCAGGGCAGACGACCACCAGGTTCGCCTTCCGCTCCATCTCCGCCGCCGGGGGCAACGCGTCGGTCGGCAACTTCCTCGACGACGTCTTCTTCGGCACTCCGCCGTGCGTCGTCGTCGGCAAGTCCGCGAGCCCGCAGGGGCCGGTCGACGTCGGCGCCGAGATCACCTATCGGATGACCGCCGTCAACAAGGGCGGCGACGTGGCGCAGAACGTCAGGCTCACCGACAGGATCCCGGCCGGGACGACGTACGTGCCCGGTTCGCTCCGCGTCGTGAACGGCCCGAACAGCGGCGCCATGACCGACGGGGCGGGCGACGACCAGGCCGAGTTCGACGCCGCCACCGGTGTCGTCTCGTTCAGGCTGGGGGACGGCGCGACCGGCGCGGCGGCGGGCCGGCTGGCCAACGACACCGTGCTGGCGGACGGCACCACCGTCGAGTTCCGGGTCAAGGTCGGCCGGGCGGCCGCCGGGAAGCGGCTCGTCAACCAGGGCGCGGTCGACTACGAGAACCGGCTCGGCCCGGACCCCGAGCCGCTGGCCTCCACCAGCGGTGAGACCGTCACCGAGGTGAACCCGGCCGTCGACCTCAGCGTGGTCAAGTCCGCCGACACGACCGAGGTGACCGTCGGCGAGACCGTCACCTACCGTGTCACGGTCGCCAACGCCGGTCCCAGCGACGCCACCGGTGTCGCCGTCAAGGACGCGCTGCCGGCCACCCTCGCCCTCCTGTCGGCCACGCCCTCGACCGGCACGTACGCAGGCGGAACGTGGACCGTGGGCACACTGGCCAGTGGCGCGACGGCCACGCTGGTCGTCCACGCGAAGGCCACCGCGGTCGGAGAGACGGTCAACACCGCCACCGTCGGCGGCGAGGAACTCGACCTCGACCCGGACAACGACAGCGACGCGGTCAAGGTCTGCGTCCAGCGCGAGCCGTTCTGCCCGTTCTGCGCGCCGGGAGTCAGGCGGGGCGCCGGCACGTGA
- a CDS encoding alpha/beta hydrolase family protein: MPGTRRWRRRLLQTLAVVVVLAVAAVGGAGWYYSGLVIDPDHTSGYPLEVTAVSGDQVTIKGGTDTDAPGTYGLTWAGGNAVLGPATVSGPGTVTRKVTEVVRGELRPGVRAYLDRWMWGHATPAAAGVPYRDVTIPSPLGDFPGWRTEGTSATWVIAVHGRNGGPAEALRVLPVFHSLGMPVLGITYRNDEGAPASPDGKFHLGATEWRDVAAAIAYARKQGATGVVLYGWSMGGGIVPMAVRNLPGEPIKAMILDSPVIDWRAPIALGAEQMGVPGFFVTVGEWVVERRTGMSFDDVDHLRHAREFKIPTLVFVDDGDATVPVGPALRFAAARPDIVRLVRTSGGGHTGSWNADPARYERELKEFVTVNAG; this comes from the coding sequence ATGCCCGGGACAAGGCGTTGGCGGCGCCGGCTGCTGCAGACGCTCGCCGTCGTGGTGGTGCTCGCGGTGGCCGCCGTCGGCGGGGCGGGCTGGTACTACTCCGGGCTCGTGATCGACCCCGACCACACCTCCGGCTATCCCCTGGAAGTGACGGCCGTCAGCGGCGACCAGGTCACGATCAAGGGCGGGACCGACACGGACGCCCCCGGCACGTACGGCCTGACCTGGGCCGGCGGCAACGCCGTACTGGGACCGGCGACCGTGTCCGGGCCGGGCACGGTGACCAGAAAGGTCACCGAGGTCGTCCGCGGCGAGCTGCGTCCGGGGGTGCGCGCCTACCTCGACCGCTGGATGTGGGGCCACGCGACCCCGGCCGCCGCCGGCGTGCCGTACCGGGACGTGACGATCCCCTCGCCGCTCGGCGATTTCCCCGGCTGGCGGACCGAGGGCACCTCGGCGACCTGGGTGATCGCGGTGCACGGGCGCAACGGCGGCCCGGCCGAGGCCCTGCGCGTGCTGCCGGTCTTCCACAGCCTGGGGATGCCGGTGCTGGGCATCACCTACCGCAACGACGAGGGCGCCCCGGCGAGCCCCGACGGCAAGTTCCACCTCGGCGCCACCGAATGGCGGGACGTGGCCGCGGCCATCGCGTACGCCAGGAAGCAGGGCGCGACCGGCGTCGTCCTGTACGGCTGGTCGATGGGCGGGGGCATCGTGCCGATGGCCGTACGCAACCTGCCCGGCGAGCCGATCAAGGCCATGATCCTCGACAGCCCGGTCATCGACTGGCGGGCGCCGATCGCCCTCGGGGCCGAGCAGATGGGCGTGCCCGGCTTCTTCGTGACGGTGGGCGAATGGGTCGTCGAGCGGCGCACCGGCATGTCCTTCGACGACGTCGACCACCTGCGGCACGCCCGCGAGTTCAAGATCCCCACGCTGGTCTTCGTGGACGACGGCGACGCGACCGTGCCGGTCGGCCCGGCGCTGCGGTTCGCCGCGGCCCGCCCCGACATCGTCAGGCTCGTACGGACGAGCGGCGGCGGGCACACCGGCTCGTGGAACGCCGACCCCGCGCGGTACGAGCGGGAGTTGAAGGAGTTCGTGACGGTCAACGCGGGATGA
- a CDS encoding FAD-dependent oxidoreductase: MGREAGHAVVLGASMGGLLAARALTETYARVTLLERDELPAEPLNRRGVPQGRHVHVLLPRGSQVLGSFFPGLAGELGLAGVPHTQLARQIRFVVSGHRLTRGRPGPIMLQPTRATLEHAVRRRVAALPGVEFVQGCDVSGLVTSAGRVTGARFVRRSGAGGREETVEADLVVDALGRSGRSVEWVARLGYPAPAEERIKVGIKYVSCFFRTPPGALAPEQGILVGPVPGRTRAMAFMACEGDRWLLTVAGMAGDHPPTDPGALVDFAGTIAPRDVHDVIVRSDRLSDPVTHAFPASVRRRYEKLPAHPEGLLVFGDGLCSFNPIYGQGMTVASLQAEALRACLAAGRGDLAHRFYRAAAKVIDPAWQLSAAGDLALPEITGSRPLLTRLINRYVSRLHRVGATDVAVADAFWRVAGYLDPTPALLRPRVALRVLTRG, from the coding sequence ATGGGACGTGAGGCCGGTCACGCCGTGGTGCTCGGGGCGAGCATGGGCGGCCTGCTCGCCGCGCGGGCGCTCACCGAGACGTACGCCCGGGTGACGCTGCTGGAACGGGACGAGCTCCCCGCGGAGCCGCTGAACCGGCGCGGCGTGCCGCAGGGCCGGCACGTCCACGTGCTGCTCCCGCGCGGTTCCCAGGTCCTCGGCTCGTTCTTCCCGGGTCTCGCCGGCGAGCTCGGCCTGGCCGGGGTGCCGCACACGCAGCTCGCCCGGCAGATCAGGTTCGTCGTCTCCGGCCACCGCCTGACCCGCGGCCGTCCCGGCCCGATCATGCTCCAGCCCACCCGCGCCACCCTGGAACACGCGGTACGCCGCCGGGTCGCCGCCCTGCCCGGTGTGGAGTTCGTCCAGGGCTGTGACGTCTCCGGCCTGGTCACCTCCGCGGGCCGGGTCACCGGCGCCCGCTTCGTCCGCCGCTCCGGCGCCGGCGGCCGGGAGGAGACCGTCGAGGCCGACCTGGTGGTCGACGCCCTCGGCCGGTCGGGCCGGTCCGTCGAGTGGGTGGCGCGGCTGGGCTATCCCGCCCCGGCGGAGGAACGCATCAAGGTGGGCATCAAATACGTGAGCTGTTTCTTCCGCACGCCCCCCGGCGCCCTCGCGCCCGAGCAGGGCATCCTCGTCGGCCCGGTCCCCGGCCGTACGCGCGCGATGGCCTTCATGGCGTGCGAGGGAGACCGCTGGCTGCTCACCGTCGCCGGCATGGCGGGCGACCATCCGCCCACCGACCCCGGCGCACTGGTCGACTTCGCCGGGACCATCGCCCCGCGCGACGTCCACGACGTCATCGTGAGGTCGGACCGCCTCTCCGACCCGGTCACCCACGCCTTCCCCGCCAGCGTCCGCCGGCGGTACGAGAAGCTGCCCGCGCACCCGGAGGGTCTGCTCGTCTTCGGGGACGGCCTGTGCAGCTTCAACCCCATCTACGGTCAGGGCATGACGGTGGCGTCTCTGCAGGCCGAAGCCCTGCGGGCCTGCCTCGCCGCCGGGCGCGGCGACCTGGCCCACCGCTTCTACCGCGCGGCCGCGAAGGTCATCGATCCGGCCTGGCAGCTGTCCGCCGCCGGCGACCTGGCCCTGCCCGAGATCACCGGGTCCCGCCCGCTCCTCACCCGCCTGATCAACCGCTACGTGTCGAGACTGCACCGCGTGGGCGCGACCGACGTGGCCGTGGCCGACGCCTTCTGGCGCGTGGCGGGCTACCTCGACCCGACCCCGGCCCTGCTGCGTCCCCGCGTCGCCCTGCGTGTCCTCACCCGGGGATAG